One Papio anubis isolate 15944 chromosome 18, Panubis1.0, whole genome shotgun sequence genomic window, TAATGGGTTTTTGATGTTCTTGTCAAGTCACAGTGAGAAGTTGATGGCTTCTCATCCCAGagagcctcagttttccattGTCGCCTTTGTTCCCCAATTTCATTTGCTTTCTGTGGAGCAGCCTGAACTCAGCTGCTTCTGAGCATTGACCTGTGTCCTGCTCAGTCCTGTGCTTCTACTCTGTTGCTGCTTCCTCAGTCACATCACTGAGCTGACTTTCCTGAAGTAGTCTGTCTCTCTTGCATCATTGTCAGTAACTTGCATGTCATATACAGATAAATTTCCCTGCACCCAGCGTACCCAGCCTTTAAAACCTGTGCCCCCCTTGGCACAATGTCTGAGTCTTGTGCCTTCGGAGGGACTGTTGGGCCCATTCCAAGGGTGCCCCCTTGCTTGCCAGTCGCCCTGGCTTCTGCATATCTTCGTAGCCCAGATGTTGTGCTTTACTTCTTGCAGTTTATATTCCAAAAGTcaaatgtatttttgtgttttccaaataGAAATGTTTGAGTGTAGTTTGAGTATGGTTTTTCAAACTCCCACTGTTCCACCTTGACAATCACTGCTGTAGTTGTTTCTCTGCTGCCCACCTACGCTCCTTGTGCCTCTGCCTAAGCTGCTTTGACATCATCTACTTTTGCTATCTGTCATTTTCCTACATCCTTCATTTTTAGCATGTTACACAGcctccatatatttatttatagtaaagggcactgagaaagaaattaaaagtagatggggaaaaaaagggaggactgtgagatggaaaaatatatcagGTTTACTGCTTCGATTTGGTAGTGTTTAAGGTTGGTTGGTTTGTGTAGCAGTAGAATTCCTTTTATCAAATGCAAGAATACTGGgataccattatttttaaaaacacaagcaGTGGTTATCTTCGTTATGAGTCAATTTAAATCTTCGTTTTGAGGAGTTTTAAATATCTCATTTTGTAAAACCCTCTGAAGCACCCCTTTGGTAGTTCTGTTTGAAGCCagtgatttatatttttagaatttcaaaaCTCATTTTATGTTCACATACATTGGTTATTTatagcaaaacaaagcaaaaaatctaagtgtctcttttgtttatttgtgcaCATAAAATATGATCCGTGGCCTTGTGCAAGTTTAGGTCATTTTTGATTGATGAAGACATGTGTTGAGTTCCTGCTCTGTGCCTGGTGTTGGTCTAGTCCCAGAGGATACAAGTGAACAGCACAGACAGCCTGTGCCGCACAGAGGCTCCATTCTGCCCTTGGGGGGCAGCATTTGAAGGACCAAGGTCAAAATCGAAGTGATCCTTGACTCCATAATTTCTGTTCCCTTAAATATGTCTTGGTCCTTTTATAAATACCCAGTGACGTTTAATACCTGTCCTTGGACAGGGTGATAGAGGTTGTTACCGCCACCAGCTGGCAGGGAGAATTATTTGTTGATAGGTAGATCTGTCTCAAGACAGAAAGATGAATCACACAATATGGAAGTCACCTCCTGCAACCACTTTTGTTTTTTCAACCACTCGTGAGGAAATGCTGTCTCTGGAGAAGCAGGTGTTGGCTGCACAGTGGGGCCAGGCCCCACTCCGAGCCTGGGTTTTCTCACCTGCAGTGGTGGGGTTGGGACAGCACTGATGTGCCTTGAGCTTGCCCTACCTCACTGAgctctcctttttcctctgtGCCTTTGTCCTTCACAGGTCTTCCCTAGGGAGGTCCTGAACTACACAGCTGAGAACATCTGTAAGTGGGCCTTAGAAAACCAGGAGACGCTCTTTCGGTGGCTGCAGCCACACGGAGGCAAGAGTCTCTTGCTGAATAACGAGCTGAAGAAAGGACCAGCACTGTTTCTGTTCATACCTTTTAATCCCCTGGCCGAAAGTCATCCTTTAATAGACGAGGTAAGAGCTGTGATAGAAAAGCACCTCATGAGGAGTCGGGAAGCCTCATCTACCTGGCCCCTCTCATCCCGCACTCAGTCGTTTACTCTGGCAGCTATGGCTCTGAGCATTGCTCTTTGCCCCTCCATATGGGCAGGAGAGAGCCGTGTCTAGGACAGGGATTGCCGCAGCCTCTGTGGCCGTGTTCATTGACAGCTGTTAGTGTCTGGAGTGAGTGGGAAGAGGCAGGGAAGCCATACTGTGCCCCTCTAGAGAAGGACCAAATGCCCTCTTCTGATGTGACTGCTGTTGAGCCTCCGGTTTGGGAGGTGAAATAGGGAGTGGTAGGAACACAGGCCGAGCTTAGTGAGGCCTAGGAGGTGCCATTGTCTTGGGGTTTGGCCAGACTGCCAGCCCTGGCCATCCTCAGGACAGCAGAGGAGAGCAAGCAGCAGCAGTGATGTTGGGACACCTTGCTTCTCTGAACCTTCCTTGTCGTGCAGAAGCCAGAGTGGTTTTCAGAGGCAGCGCCATTGGAGCCTGCTGTTCCTGCCTGTCTTCGGCTTCATCTGGTGCGCTCTCTCTGGGTGTGAGTTTATTTTCTACACGGAGCATTTGGAGGCACTTAGAGACAGCAGGCATAGTATGCAGAGCGAGCCTGGGGTGGCAAAATTGCATTTActgagggttttattttttctctccctcaaGGATCCCTTAATTGGCCAAAACCAATTTCAGACAGCCAGCGTACCACTGGCCAGCTAAGCAGATGCTGCCTGTCCCTGAGGCCCTCAGTGCTGGCCTGGCCCCCTGCCTGGAGGGACAGGGAGGCAGGACTTCTCGCCCAGCTGGATCCCTCCCTTTGCTGTGCTGGAGTCTTTTTGTTCAAGTTAGGATTCCCCCGGGGAGTATTCTGAATGAATGCTGCTCTTTGGcttagaggaagaaagaagaaagaaatgaaatagctTTGTTTCTTCCCCTCTAATTAGGGAGGACTCAAAGTAATAAAactatttctttagaaaattttcaCTACATGGATCTTTTGTGAACTGTGACACCATTTCAAATGACTAGGCCTTTACTGTATCTAATATTAATAGCCTTAAAGCTCGTTGTAGGAAAGGAAGGTTTTCAATCAAGGTGGTTTGGCTATGGTTGTGGATTTGGAGAGTTCTCTCCTGTCTGGTTTGGCTGGGTAGTGGTCCTGGCGGGGTTGTCTACCCAGAGGGTTGTGGCTGGATTTAGGCACCTGGTGGGAAGACTCTTACTTTCTCGCCTGTTGTTTCTCAATGAGTGTCCCCTCCAGCAGTCCGCAAATCCTCTACCTACCAACAGGCCTCCTTGTTATCATGGTTTTGCCTGTGACTCCTTTCTTTGGGGCTCCCATTGTCTCTGTGCGGTAAGTGCATTCCCTTAACCTCAGCATGTGGGTGAGATAACCGAACACCACGCGGCATCTCACTGTATTATGAACTACTAGACAAGCAAAGTGCCTGTCCAGCACATTCCCCTTTTTGTTTCAGGTCAGTTtggcaaatgtttactgagcactgcGATGGGAAGCTCCAGGGGAGAAAGGGTGGATGCAACACCATCTTGCCCTGTGGTCTTAGAGGCTTGTCCAGTATAGGGAGTGAAAGCCTGCCTATAATTCACAGTAGAGGACGATCAGGCCCAGGGTCAGGAGGAACCGAAGGAGGGAGGGTGCCATCTCAGAAAGCGGGGTCCTGGACAGGGGAGGGGTTAGCAGAGGCTTTGGATGGGTGAAGTATTCTAGACAGTCTTGTAGGGGCAGCCAGGATCTTCATGGGTTGAGAAAAACTTATGGGAAGGAGGACCCTGAGCAGAGGCATGAGGGATGGGAGTTGCCGCAGGTTTGGGTGTTAGGAAGGAGGCTGGAGTTTGTGGTCTGCAGGAAGGGCTAACTGGGGAGAGATCTTGAAAAAGCCTTTGGAGGAGAGGGCCTTGCAGAATTCTCTGAGGATTTCAAGATTAATCATAGTCATCCAAgtctttgtcttctgttttttttttttttttttgagttagggtctgcctttgttgcccaggttggagtacagtggtacgatctcagctcactgcctcctgagctcaagtgatcctgccacctcagcctcccaagtagctgggactacaggtgcacgcctctacgcctggctaatttttgtattgttttgtagagatggagtttcgccatgttacccaggcaggtttcaaaagccctgggctcaagcgattggccttccttggcctcctaaagtgttgggattacaggcatgagccactgccctcggCCCATACAAGTCTTACTGACAGTGAAGAGATGCAGCCAGAGCTGTGCATTATCATTATGAAAGTTTTTCTGGCAGCAGGGTTCCAGAAAACTGCGAAGTAGTAAGAACCTGAACTTGGGTGGTAGAGGTGGAGGATGGAAAGTAGGGTCTATGATCCGGGAAATTGTGACACAGTGACTAGAGATGAAGAAGCCTTTGGGCATTCAGGTAAGGTGGGAAGGATGAACGCTGTACTTACGCAAGATGAGTTGTAAATTCATTAGCTTGTTGACCGTGAAAGAGTTAGGtggctttatttttccattagtaCCTTAGGCCTTATATTGGGCAGAAAGTTGAGGATGCTTCCATTGTTGAGAAGAGAGAGGTCATCTTAGAGTGAGTGGAATAAAGTTGCGGGCATACCAAGCACCAACATTCTAGATAATTGTGCTGTGGTGCGTGTAGGATGCCAGTCAGGAGTGACCATTTGGTGGCCGTACCAAGCCCATACTGGGTAGCTGCTTCTGCACACATGCGTACCTGCATGCATACCCAGACACATgcctgtgtgtacacacacacgcaaaagCACAGATCCTGACACCGATGTAAGGCCACTGACACCCCGGTGTCTCTAGAGAGTTCTAGAGAAGTTATAAGACattgcagccgggcgcggtggctcacgcctgtaatcccagcactttgggaggccgaggcgggcggatcacaaggtcaggagatcgagaccacggtgaaacctcgtctctactaaaaatacaaaaaattagccgggcacggttgtgggcgcctgtagtcccagctactcgggaggctgaggcaggagaatggcgggaacccgggaggcggagcttgcagtgagctgagatccggccactgcactccagcctgggcgacagagcgagactccgtctcaaaaaaaaaaaaaaaaaaaaagacattgcagTGTGTATTACACAATTCGTTAATCAAAGGAAATGCTTACCTCAGCCAGCAAAGAGTCTTCGtggcttgttttctattttaaaagcatttatttgaGGCATTCACATCGTCTGAATCTTGTAAGTAAAGGCGCGGTTAGCATGTTCAGACTCACAGATTTCCCTGattaaagaaaatagaaggaacCATCTACTCTGCGAACAGTTAAAGTTATTTGCCAAGATTTCCTTAATTATTCACATGAAATTAAATGATATCAAGTGATACACATAATGTGACATAACTTGAGTTGTGTTTTCAAAACTGCCTGTTATGTAAAAAGGAATAGAAACATAAATACCCCTTCATAGGAGAAAAATGATAACGCCTAACTCTTTAGGAGcattgctggccaggcacggtggctcacgcctgtaatcccagcactttggaaggctgaggcgggcagatcacatcaCCTGataccaggagttcaagacaagcctggccagcatagtgaactctcgtctctactgaaaatacaaaaattagccagacatggtggtgtgcgcctgtagtctcagctacttgggaggctgaggcaggagactcgcttgaatctgggaggcagaggtcgcagtgagtcaagatcgtgccactgccctgtagcctgtgcaacaagagcaaaactccgtctcaaaaaaagcattactggttgggtgtggtggctcacgcttataatcccagcaggaTTACAagccctgggaggccgaggcaggtggatcacctgagatgaggagttcaagaccagcctggccaacatggtgaaatcccgtctctcctaaaagtacaaaaaaattagccaggcgaaataaaaatagaaagaattagctgggcgtggcgatgcacgcctgtaatcccagctacttgggaggctaaggcaggagaattgcttgaacccagaaggcggaggttgcagtgagctgagatcatgccattgcactccggcttgggcgacaagagtgaaactccatctcaaaaaaagaaaaaaaaagcattgctgTAGACCGAATActttcttcaattaaaaatattctttatgtgGCTGCTTTGTTTATGAGAtactgaagagaaaagaaatgaagaaagacttTTCAAGGAATTTTCTTCTCTACAATATAATTAATGATCTCCTACTTGGACTTCTGTAAAAGATTACAGTAAATCTTGAAGTCTTATAGAGGTTTTGGGGGGAGTGGGTGGGAGTAGTTGTCTATTACTGCGTCTTTGAATATAAAGCAGTACCAGGATGGGGCCAGAGAGCATCTGGGCTCTTCATGGATTATATAGGCTTGACCTTGTTAGTGCTGCATGCTGTCAGAGCCTCATCCAAAAACCACTGAGATGTTTTTGTGCAggggaaataaaatttcaagcaCTGGCCTATCATCTAAAGTGACTTCTTTTCTTTACCCAGTAGTTTTCTGGTGGGTTATAAGGTGACTTTTTTTATGCCAAGAACTATTGGAACAATTTATTCTTCTGTACAAATATGTATGTTTTGAATTAACTacaaatattacatgttataaaacatttttatttttataaaacttgttttttttaattggaaattaCACTCATTAAattgttttacacacacacagcgAAACAAAATCCTGAGTGACAGCACCCCGTAACTAACTGTGGTGAGATTTGATTCAAGTTGACACACTTCTGTTTTAGAGAGTAAATGCCTTTGGATTGTAACTTACTTGTCTTTCTCAGGAAACCAGAATGGGAGGTGGGtaatgaaatattctttttggAAATGGAAGAACcttagaataaaatgtaaatccAAATTGCCAATACTGGTCTGACGGTAAAGTGGCAAATCTTACCAAGAAAGGGGATTGTGTGCATTACCCTGAGCTGCCACTCATTCATCAAGGGTTTACTGAGCATTTGTTATGTGCCTGGCCCTGTACTGGACCCCGGGGATGGCAGGATAAATCCAATGTGGCTTCTGCCCGTGAGGTTCCATAAGCTTGTGGGGAAGAGGTCTGTCTCAGCAGAAGCTTGTGAGACTATAGAAGGGGCCTCAGGGACATTGGAGGTGCAGAAACTAGCTCTTCCTGGAGTGAGAGTAGGGCTAGCTTCCCTGAAGCAGCTGCCCTGGTGCTGGGCCTTAGGAACAGATGGAGGAGGCGGTGTCCCCAGCCAGGCCTCTGTAACAGCGTGGCATTGCGGGAGGGCCTGGTCTGTTCTGAAGAGGGTAGGGTAAGACTGGAAAGCCAAACGGGCCAGATTATATGGAGGTTTTATCTCATGGGCAGCATATAATTTGGCCCAGGAGTGCCATGCCTGgggttgtgtttttaaaaatacagtaaccaTCTCCCCCTGCAGTCTCATCTACCCCCCTGCGGATTCTTGgtgatatgttccaagacccccaatgaatgcctgaaaccacagatgaTACTGAACCCTGTATATACTACacacaaatttcatttttcttcacaatttcatgggTAGAAGATTCGTTCTTACCGAAGATCTTAGCAAccttactgtttgttttttttttcttattgagacTTTTGCcatttcacttaaaggaagcatttttggcttctctttggcatatctgaattgccagcatcactacccTTGCACTTTGGGGCCTTTGTAATAAATAAAGGGTTACTTGAAgacaagcactgtgatactgagacagttgatctgataactgagTTGGCTACTAAGTAACAGGCTAGTAGCATCCACAGCACTGACACACTAGACAAAGGGATGGCTCGCAATTTTTGTAATGACAAAAATTTCATCACAGTACTCAGAGCGACGTGTAGTTTAAAACTTACgacttgtttatttctggaattttccatttaatatttttgaaccaGAGGTGACCATGGATAATTGAAATTGCAGAAAGTGAAACGTGGCTAAGGGGTTGCTAGTCCCTCAGTCATCCCCAGGCCCCTCACCAACTCTGCCCTGTATTTCAGATCACCGAAGTGGCCTTGGAGTACAACAACTGTCATGGGGACCAGGTGGTGGAGCGTCTCCTTCAGCACCTGCGGCGGGTGGACGCTCCAATGCTGGAGTCCCTGGCCCTGGAAGCCCCGGCACAGCTGCCAGACCCGCCGCTGATCACAGCATCCCCCTGCTGCAACACTGTGGTGCTGCCCCAGTGGCACTCCTTCTCCAGGACCCACAACGTCTGTGAACTCTGTGTCAACCAGACTGCCGGGGGCGTGAAGCCGAGCTCGGTCAGCATGCCACAGTGCAGCTTTTTTGAAATGGCAGCAGCTCTGGATTCTTTCTACCTCAAGGAGCAGACCTTTTATCACGTGGCATCAGACAGCATAGAATGCAGCAATTTTTTAACTTCCTATAGCCCCTTCAGCTACTACACTGCATGTTGCAGGACCATAAGCAGGGGTGTGGCAGGCTTCATCGATTCTGAACAAGGTGTCTTTGAAGCCCCTACCGTTGCATTTTCTTCCCTTGAGAAGAAATGTGAGGTCGATGCCCCAAGCTCCATTCCTCACATTGAGGAGAACAGGTATCTCTTTCCAGGAGTGGACATGACTAGCACAAACTTCACAGGCCTGAGCTGCAGAACCAACAAGACTCTCAACATCTACCTTTTGGATTCAAATTTGTTTTGGTTATACGCAGAGAGACTGGGTGCTCCGAGCTCCACTCAGGTGAAAGAATTTGCGGCAATTGTTGACGTGAAAGAAGAGTCTCACTACATCTTGGATCCAAAGCAAGCGCTGATGAAGCTCACCCTGGGTACTGTAGGCAGTTTATTTCCCCAAGCATTGTACATTTTGCTTGATTTCATATTGGTACATTTTATTGATGGCTCTCATTACATTTAGTTGTGGGGTAATGTCAGCTTCGTAGCTCATTTTAAGTCTTTAGACCACCATCAGTCGTAATTTTCAAAGAAGGTAATTTTGTCTGTTAAATGGAGCAGAAACTTCCTCACTCTAAATTTTGGATAAGTTTGTCATTTAGCCCATGGTGGGGGTAAGAGTCCCACTTTCTAAATTGGCGATTTCTGTCACATGTCTAAGGTAGAACCAGCTGCAGGCAGTGAGGACTTGGGGAGTAGAACCGGCAGGGAGGTGGAGAGCCATTCCGGTAGGATGTCCTAGGGGCTGATGAAAGGGAGCCTTGACAGCAGCTTTGTTCTAAAGGAGCTTAAAGAGAAGCAGTGAAGAAGGAAGTAGAGCCATCTTGCCTCCCTTTTTGTCTCACAGGCTTAAATGTCTAAGGATCAAGGCCACCAGACCTAATTTGTTCTGCTGCTGTTTCATAATGTACTGAGTAATATTGTTGGGACCTGGGGTACCTAGATTGTAACAAGTGTAAAGTGCAAATAAATAAGTGTCAGTTGCAAACCAGCAAACCCCACTTTTTGAGGAGTAAGACTCCATGATGAGAAAGCATCCAGGGCTTGCCCCCGGGGCTTGGCAGCAACATTGGGCTGACCCACACTGGCCTGTTCCCCAGGGCTCTGCTGACGCCCCTGACTACACACAATGAAGTGAGAATTCAAAAGCCACGTTAGTTCAGCCTCATTGGAAACCTGAGGGAGGGTCAGTGTATGCCGAATGGAGAAAGGAGGAATTTGGTAGGGAAGGAAACCTTTCATTTCAAGTTTTACAAAGTATGAAATCAACTGTAGACTCAGAGCTTCTACATATGAGTCCTTTTAGCCATGCTCTTTCAAATCCTGGTGAAGCTTGTTTCTTACATTAGACACATTTGTGAAAAGGCTTTATGTAAGTAAtgatttttctgtatcaattgcATATTATAAATCCAAGAGTTCTTCAGTGTTTAAAAGAACCTTGTGACCAGTCACTTTTTGGAGGGGATAATCTGTTGATATTAGAGATTACTCCCAGTTCATGTTTTCTAAAGTCATTTTGATGTGTTGAGctttcttaaaatgaaacaagcatttttttaaaaatgggaaacagaCTCCAGAGAAATGGGGTCAGTGCTCCCACAAGCATGTATTTTTGAGGTAGTCTGTATTAGATTTTCCTGAATTCCATTCAGTAATGCTCAAGTGTTTAATGACCTCATAATGTGTTCACTTTGAATTTAAGGGTAATTGAAAGAAGCCTTCTTTAGATTTCTTTCCATCTTCTGTATCTTCTCTGAAATGTTTAGCCTAGCTGTTCTTTGTCCTGTAGTTGGTGACAGAATTTTTAGGGAGCTTGTAAaaaacacctactgtgtgtcatTGTTGGTTTAGAGAGTTAATTCGTAAGTCAGCTGTCTCTAGGGCAGTTTCAGAATTTAGGCTTTATTCAGAGTAGGAAATAATTCTTGGTTTCATGTTTCAAAAACATAGCCAGCTAAGTGTTATTCAGATGCTGATCGTGAATTCTCTTTCGTATTCACATGACATTCTTCACTTCCTCCTCCATTCTGCACACTGCATTGCCCCTTGCACCTCAAAATGGAGGgagttagaagaaagaaaaagaactgaaacTTTAGCTGAGTGCAATAgtgtaagcctgtagtcccagctactctggagaccgaggtaggaggatcacttgagcccaggagttcaaggctacagtgagctgtgattgcagcactgcactccagcctgggtgacacagtgagaccctgtctgttaaaaaaaaaaaaaaaaaagaaagtgaaattcaAATTACTGTTGTTTCAGATGAAGCAAAGGACTCTGAAGATGGCAGAATTTGTGGTAAAACTGTTGGTTCAAGCcaggttttttattattatgggttttatgtatttttccactacatataattttttcttaacctttaaaaaaagaaacttaaccttaataaaggaaacaaaaaactaTAGCTCATTGTCCCCAAACTAATGAACATTTAAACACATTCCACATTACTGTAGCTTGTGCAATTGCTACTTTTGTAGTTAAGCCTAAAGGTTTTAGTATTATAGGGTGAAATTTCTTGAAAAGATTGTGGCTTCTTGACGATTTATACAGTCTCACTTGGTGTCTATTTGTGGACcagtccttttaaaaaaagaatgatctaTGAATATTAGAGCATCTAACACTGCATAATGTTTTGATATCTGCATTACTGTCTGCTGAGTTAATACTACCAGAGCTAAACCTGATGCCACCCGGGCAGCTTTGTTTGGGGTTTTGCTGATAggtgaaatgttaaaaatgtgagCCTGTGAAGTCATtcgagtttttaaaatgtggagttTAAAAGTAGGCCAGCTATTCTTCTTGTATCTAGAGAAGAGTtgatctcattttctctttatttttagagtCTTTTATTCAAAACTTCAGCGTTCTCTATAGTCCCTTGAAAAGGCATCTCATTGGAAGTGACTCTGCCCAGTTCCCGTCTCAGCATTTAATCACTGAAGTGACAACTGATACCTTTTGGGAAGTAGTCCTTCAGAAACAGGTATGGAGTCATGAGAGGCAAAAGTTAAGCCATCTGTCcctcttaaaataatttccagaCTGCAGTTGTTGGGGTGAGCAGCTGTTTTTGATGTACAGAAGAGTAACCACGTGATGGTCCGATTGTGGACCGTGAATGAATTACatgtggtttttaaatttcaaaaaagtgCTTCAGAAAGCACAGAATTGGAAAGACCTAAAGATGAAAATTTTCACTGTAATATTTGCATAGGTAGCATTTATCGAGTGCTTGCTGGATTCTaagcaataaggaaagaaatgaagaagagcCCATTTCCTGGTGCAAGTAACAGCTGTCTTCCCCTTCCCACAGGATGTTCTCCTGCTCTATTACGCTCCGTGGTGTGGCTTCTGTCCATCCCTCAATCACGTCTTCATCCAGCTAGCTCGGAACCTGCCCATGGACACATTCACTGTGGCAAGGTAAGCAGGCCTTTTCTGCAGTGCTTTGGGCTGTATGCCCATTTTTACTCTTCTTTGCAGCTTAGCCATATGATGTGCGAGGGTCTGCCCATTTTCCATTAACCTTTGGTAGGACTTGGCTGGATTTAATTGTCAGGTTGAAGCCATGAGCAAAGCCTCTTTGAAACCGGACTTTTCCTCATGAATTCAGAGTGTTCCTTCCATGATGTTGATGTTTAGCCCTGACTAGATTCGTAGGTGGCTGAGTGCAGTTCTGTGGGGAGAGCACTGACCTGGTTGCCAGGATGGCCCCTTGGAATTCCATGGAACAGTTGCCCCAGGCAATGCCAGTGGGTCCTGGGATCCCAAGCAGATCTCTCCACTAGCCCTGGTTTACCTCATTTGTGAAATTAAAAGGAAAGGTCGGTAGATATCCACATTCTAGTATTGTGATTCCATGGGTACTGTATGTGGgcttttgaaaaagtaaaattttaaaaaatattttttggaaaaagaagGCTCAAATACAGAGTTTTTAGATGGGGTAGTAAGCAGTTTTGGGTGGGGAAAACTGTTCAAATTTAACCCCCCGCCTCCCCCAAATCCCTACAGATAGATAAGagttaaatatgaaaaatcaaaacaaaaaataggattTGCTGGTTCCTCTGAGTGATGGAAAGTTTCGAAAGTGGAAGCagttggaaaaataaagaaagaaaaatggtcaGATTCCACTAGAAATACGTGCAgtgaaagaaaacagggaaagcAGACGAAAAGGG contains:
- the TXNDC11 gene encoding thioredoxin domain-containing protein 11 isoform X6; translation: MQKTETLLLFSCNISISSEPGVLGYFEFSGSPQPPGYLTFFTSALHSLKKDYLGTVRFGVITNKHLAKLVSLVHSGSVYLHRHFNTSLVFPREVLNYTAENICKWALENQETLFRWLQPHGGKSLLLNNELKKGPALFLFIPFNPLAESHPLIDEITEVALEYNNCHGDQVVERLLQHLRRVDAPMLESLALEAPAQLPDPPLITASPCCNTVVLPQWHSFSRTHNVCELCVNQTAGGVKPSSVSMPQCSFFEMAAALDSFYLKEQTFYHVASDSIECSNFLTSYSPFSYYTACCRTISRGVAGFIDSEQGVFEAPTVAFSSLEKKCEVDAPSSIPHIEENRYLFPGVDMTSTNFTGLSCRTNKTLNIYLLDSNLFWLYAERLGAPSSTQVKEFAAIVDVKEESHYILDPKQALMKLTLESFIQNFSVLYSPLKRHLIGSDSAQFPSQHLITEVTTDTFWEVVLQKQDVLLLYYAPWCGFCPSLNHVFIQLARNLPMDTFTVARIDVSQNDLPWEFMVDRLPTVLFFPCNRKDLSVKYPEDLPITLPNLLKFILHHSDPASSPQNMANYPTKECLQSEAVLQRGHISHLEREIQKLRAEISSLQRAQVQVESQLSSARRDEHRLRRQQRALEEQHSLLRAHSEQLQALYEQKTGELQELARKLQELADASENLLTENTWLKILVATMERKLEGRDGAESLATRKEVRPKQPEPSGTPQLPGSSPPPANVSATLVSERNNENRTD
- the TXNDC11 gene encoding thioredoxin domain-containing protein 11 isoform X7, with the translated sequence MLESLALEAPAQLPDPPLITASPCCNTVVLPQWHSFSRTHNVCELCVNQTAGGVKPSSVSMPQCSFFEMAAALDSFYLKEQTFYHVASDSIECSNFLTSYSPFSYYTACCRTISRGVAGFIDSEQGVFEAPTVAFSSLEKKCEVDAPSSIPHIEENRYLFPGVDMTSTNFTGLSCRTNKTLNIYLLDSNLFWLYAERLGAPSSTQVKEFAAIVDVKEESHYILDPKQALMKLTLESFIQNFSVLYSPLKRHLIGSDSAQFPSQHLITEVTTDTFWEVVLQKQDVLLLYYAPWCGFCPSLNHVFIQLARNLPMDTFTVARIDVSQNDLPWEFMVDRLPTVLFFPCNRKDLSVKYPEDLPITLPNLLKFILHHSDPASSPQNMANYPTKECLQSEAVLQRGHISHLEREIQKLRAEISSLQRAQVQVESQLSSARRDEHRLRRQQRALEEQHSLLRAHSEQLQALYEQKTGELQELARKLQELADASENLLTENTWLKILVATMERKLEGRDGAESLATRKEVRPKQPEPSGTPQLPGSSPPPANVSATLVSERNNENRTD
- the TXNDC11 gene encoding thioredoxin domain-containing protein 11 isoform X5, with product MQSTFAGTQRWYCCSSMPLGVDSPSLPGQKFSKQQVGFQTSFGPIEYKGPMSAVYIEKFVRRVMKPLLYIPSQSELLDFLSNYEPGVLGYFEFSGSPQPPGYLTFFTSALHSLKKDYLGTVRFGVITNKHLAKLVSLVHSGSVYLHRHFNTSLVFPREVLNYTAENICKWALENQETLFRWLQPHGGKSLLLNNELKKGPALFLFIPFNPLAESHPLIDEITEVALEYNNCHGDQVVERLLQHLRRVDAPMLESLALEAPAQLPDPPLITASPCCNTVVLPQWHSFSRTHNVCELCVNQTAGGVKPSSVSMPQCSFFEMAAALDSFYLKEQTFYHVASDSIECSNFLTSYSPFSYYTACCRTISRGVAGFIDSEQGVFEAPTVAFSSLEKKCEVDAPSSIPHIEENRYLFPGVDMTSTNFTGLSCRTNKTLNIYLLDSNLFWLYAERLGAPSSTQVKEFAAIVDVKEESHYILDPKQALMKLTLDEAKDSEDGRICESFIQNFSVLYSPLKRHLIGSDSAQFPSQHLITEVTTDTFWEVVLQKQDVLLLYYAPWCGFCPSLNHVFIQLARNLPMDTFTVARIDVSQNDLPWEFMVDRLPTVLFFPCNRKDLSVKYPEDLPITLPNLLKFILHHSDPASSPQNMANYPTKECLQSEAVLQRGHISHLEREIQKLRAEISSLQRAQVQVESQLSSARRDEHRLRRQQRALEEQHSLLRAHSEQLQALYEQKTGELQELARKLQELADASENLLTENTWLKILVATMERKLEGRDGAESLATRKEVRPKQPEPSGTPQLPGSSPPPANVSATLVSERNNENRTD